The genome window ATTCATGGGGGGCTGtttcacagtgctgcagcacttggtTGAGCCTCAGCCTTGCTCTTTATGCTGGAGAATGCCCCTGCTAAGGgcattttctgcagaagaattaattttcttgttcctCTGTGACAGCAACAGGGCACTGACATGGTCTGTGTTTCTCTCTAGCACAATCAAGGTAGACGACTTCACAGCTCGACTCTTCAGAATCTACATGCAGGTTTTGGAGGAAGGCTTGGCTCAGGTACCTTGGCAGGGGATCCCAGTGGTCTGTGCCCATTGGCACTGTGGTGGGGGTGCCTGGGCACTGGCAGCAAGCTTTGGCACTGTGGACTCTTCACTCCCTGCACTGCAATGTCTTGTCACAGCTGGTGAGCTCAGGACCCTGCCCTGGTGAACAGCTGAGCTCTCTggttggtgctgctggaaacagcCTGGCCTAGAGAGGGAGGATTTTATGTGCTTTGTCCTGTGGGAGCCTCAGAGTGTGCAGGGACATGTGTCCTGTTGGGACCTGCACTGGCCAGGCCATCCCTGCAGAAGCTCCTTTACTCTCAGGAGTGTTGGGAACTCCTCTGGAGCTCTGAGAgggctgtgggctctggggaggggacagagcaccCAGGTGTGTGTCCTGCAGTGGTTTTTATCAAACAGGACCAGAGGGAAGGGCTTCAAACTGAGACTGAAaaggtttagatgagatattaggAAATTTACTGGGCAGGTGGTGAGGTGTGGAGGtgctcagggatttggggccCTGAGGAAAAGCCAGATCTACTCTAGCAGGGCCACAGTGTGTGGGATGTGGAGCCTGACGGGACAGGGGGATTGGATGAAGCTTGTGAAGCTTCTCTGAACTGTGTGTGAGGCACAGAGAGACCTGTGGTTTCTTCCCTGAACCTGCAGAATTCTGCTGCATTGTTTTGCCTTTACTTGtcccatctctgccctgccagTGAGTCACCTCTGCACAGAAGGGCCTTTTGTGGAGTGGCTGTGCTTGGCAAACTGGGTTTGTGTTGTGGTTTTGCACTGAGCATTCATGGGGGGCTGtttcacagtgctgcagcacttggtTGAGCCTCAGCCTTGCTCTTTATGCTGGAGAATGCCCCTGCTAAGGgcattttctgcagaagaattaattttcttgttcctCTGTGACAGCAACAGGGCACTGACATGGTCTGTGTTTCTCTCTAGCACAATCAAGGTAGACGACTTCACAGCTCGACTCTTCAGAATCTACATGCAGGTTTTGGAGGAAGGCTTGGCTCAGGTACCTTGGCAGGGGATCCCAGTGGTCTGTGCCCATTGGCACTGTGGTGGGGGTGCCTGGGCACTGGCAGCAAGCTTTGGCACTGTGGACTCTTCACTCCCTGCACTGCAATGTCTTGTCACAGCTGGTGAGCTCAGGACCCTGCCCTGGTGAACAGCTGAGCTCTCTggttggtgctgctggaaacagcCTGGCCTAGAGAGGGAGGATTTTATGTGCTTTGTCCTGTGGGAGCCTCAGAGTGTGCAGGGACATGTGTCCTGTTGGGACCTGCACTGGCCAGGCCATCCCTGCAGAAGCTCCTTTACTCTCAGGAGTGTTGGGAACTCCTCTGGAGCTCTGAGAgggctgtgggctctggggaggggacagagcaccCAGGTGTGTGTCCTGCAGTGGTTTTTATCAAACAGGACCAGAGGGAAGGGCTTCAAACTGAGACTGAAaaggtttagatgagatattaggAAATTTACTGGGCAGGTGGTGAGGTGCTGGCACAGAtggcccagagaagctgtggctgtcccatccctgaaaataTTCAATGCCAggttggacaaggcttggagcaacttggtctagtggaaggtgtccctgccactAGAGGGGCTGGTTGTtcaagtcccttccaacccaaaccattctgggattctctgactGGATCTGCCCCAGGAGGATTTTGAAGCAAGGTCATCAAAGGATTTGCAgttaaaagcagcaggagaccccagctcccctccctgtgTTCCAGACTGTGTTTTTGGGCATCAACCGCTCGGATTACATGTTTGACTGTGGGCTggatggcagagcagctctgaggcagATAGAAATAAACACCATTGCTGCCAGCTTCGGGGGGCTCACCTCCCGCACCACCGACGTGCACAGGTGAGCAGCACCTCTGGCAcgcagcagctgcactgcatggcccctctgcagcccaagCTGGTCAGCTGGGCATGGACATGGCATTTACAGCGTTTGTGTTCCACAGGTTGGTGTTGAAAGTGCTGGGAAAGACTGAGGAGGCATCGCAGCTGCTGCCCAACAACCCAGCCAAGGGACTGGCCTTGGGAATTGCCAAAGCCTGGCAGCTCTACGGGTCCCAAAGGTGAGGACAGAGGAGGAGAACATGgacaggagcagtgcagggagcctGAGTCACAGAGATGGAAAGGTGGTGATCCAGCTAGGAGCATGTGGAGTGTTCGTGGGCTTAATGATGTCCTTGGTATCTCTTCCAGGGCTGTTGTGATGTTTCTGGTGGAGGAAGTCCAGAGGAATATTTTTGATCAGCGTTGTGTAGAAAATGAGCTTTGGAACAGGTAAAGTTTGAAttttcctgggatgggaaaggagggagatgGTTCAGTTTCTGGTATGGAAAGCTGAGCAAGTTGCTGGCTGATCATAGAAAACACAGGATGGGTTCCTGAACAGGGAGGTTTTTGGGCTGTAGGATTTCTCTGGCTCTGTAGCACAAAGCCTGAGGCTATTTCTGAAGGGACCTGCAGGTCCTCCTTGCTGCAGCCACCGACTCCAGCCGTGATTTGCAGCTCAGGTAcctgtgcccagctggtgaCTCTTGCACTCCTGTTGGCAGGAATATCCGTGTGGTCAGGAAGCGCTTCCGGGATGTGTTTGAGCAGGGCTCTCTGGATGCCAGCAGGAGGCTGTACATGTGAGTATGAGCCAAGGTGTGCATTCCTGCCAGCCCTCGGGCACACAGGGCTGCCAGGGAGAGcttgcagccagagctgagtgTGGGCAGTGACTGTGAGAAAGCAGTGCTCTTCcatgctccaggctgctgcttcctcttggAGCTGAGGTGGTTTTGCAGACACACATCAGTCCCTTACAGCTGCAATCATAATCTCCCTCCTTCAGGCTTCAGCCTTCATTGCTCTGTGGGATCTTTACCTCCTCCACAAAGGTCTGCTCTGAACAGCCCTGGCCATTTGAGAGGCTTCCACAGAGCAATTTCCTGTTTACTGTTCACGTGCTACTCTGCCAGTGGGAGCTTGGCTGGTTGTTAGTGCTGGAGGAGGAAGCATTCCATGTCCTTTGGGGATCTCTTGGGTTTGAAGTCACTCAGCTCCCTGTGGAGACCAGGATGGGAGGATCACAGCCTCCCAGCTGATCCCAAGTGTGACGTTTGTCCTATTTCCAGGTaatgtgctgggagctgtgtgagccTAAGGGAAGACCTGGTGTCATGACAGTGATTTTTCTGTAGTGAGGCTGATTTTTCCATGGTTTGACCTTTGgggtctgtgctgtgtttaCATAATGAATGTATTTGTCTTGGCTGGATAGTTGAGGGGAAAGTGTATCCCTTGTGCTTCCTCCTGAGCATCCTCCCTTGTCACTGTGGGGTGCCTGCTGTctgccttccagcagctcccacaccGAGTGCACAGTTTTGAGGCCACAGCTGGGGTGTGGGGTGCTACAgttgtgctgccagcccaggcctGGCAGGGTGATTTGATGCCTCTCAGGTTGTTGACTTGATGTCCTGCCTTGATTTGCCACAGCAGAAGAACCTTGTTCCTTCAGCTTCAAGAATCACAGAGCTGttagggttggaaaagacctctgagatcaagTTCAGCCTGTAACCCAGCACCACTGAGCATGTCTCCAAGTGCCACAGCCTCACATCTTTGAGTCCTTCCACTGCCCTGAGCCACCTGTCCTAGtgcttgaccaccctttcagaGGGGAGATTTTCTCTAATTTCCAATCTATACCTCCCATGGTCCTACAGTTTCACAAatgccctgtccctgttccctgggagcagagcctaatcaccccagctgtcccctcctgtctgggagttgtgcagagccagaagtctcaccccagctgccccctcctgtcagggagttgtgcagaacCAGgaggtcccccctgagcctccttttctccaggctgagccccccaggCCAGTGTGGGGtgaaagctgttaaaaatgagGTGTCTGCTGAGCTGGTTGTCAGAATTATTGAGCCTTTGGTTAGAGCAGAGGCCAGATGTCAGCTCCCTGTGTCTTGGGACAGGCCAAGCTCTGGTTCAGTGGAGAGGAGCCAGGGCTTGCAGTGTTTGGCTTGctctggcagaggcaggaaggCCAGAGGCCAAGAAGAAGGGGTGGGGTCTGTGATTCCCCCttggtgctgggatggagcagggccTGGCCTGGCTCTGTGAGCACTTCTGGTTTCCATTCCAGGGATGGCCAGGAGGTCGCAGTGGTGTATTACAGAGAGGGCTACGTGCCCCAGGTCTACGACCAGCAGGTCAGTAcccacctccctgccccagaaaccaccagctgggcactgcccatGGAGCTCAGAATAATCCCAGGGGCAGCTGTCTGGGGTTGGGTCAGTCCTGCCTGGTGTGGCTGAGAGCACTGGGAAGCTGTGActccagagagcaggagggtgACCCTGCAGTAAGAAAAATGGGTGGCTTTCTTCTCCAGGGGGTGGTCCCTTAGTGCAGCACTGAATTGCTTCTGTACAATAGGGGTTGATGCAGGTATGAGCACCTGCATAAAGGTTTCAGACTTGGTCTACAGATCACTGTGCTCTCTTAGCACGGTCAGGCTGCAGGTAATAATAGCACAGAGCAGATCTTGGTGATGTCTCGAGGTGGCAGCACTGGAcaagctggggaaggagcacaCAGTGGATTAATTTgactgtgctgctcccagaggtgGTGGGAAATTCATGTCTGCATTTCTCTGGAGTGCTACTCCCACCCCCTGTCgctgccagcaggcagggaggagacaAACCATATGTCAGTAACTGCACAGAAAAGAGCAGAGCGAaccttttgtgtgtttttttcctcaccgGGTGATTGCTCCTTCGCTGCCTCAGAACTGGGAGGCgcggctgctgctggagaggtcGCGGGCAGTGAAGTGCCCTGACATTGCCACGCAGCTGGCAGGCACCAAgaaggtgcagcaggagctcagcaggcCAGGCatgctggagaagctgctgccaggccACCCCGAGGCCATCGCTCGGATTAGAGCCACCTTTGCAGGACTCTACTCCCTGGACGAGGTgagtgggagctgggagggagcagggatggacaTGCACACCTGTGCTCTTTGGTTGGAAAGAAGAGAGGGCTTTGTTGTGGTGCTTGAGGAATGTGTTGATGCCTCTGCTCAACAAAGAGCagagcccctgctgctccctgatgCTGTGCTGTTGgcagaatcatttaggttggaaaaacccTCCAAGCATTGAGTCCAATATTTGACCACATTatcaactagaccatggcactgatGTCTCATCATTCCTTGAACACCTGCAGCACTGGTGACTTCATCCAGCCCGTTGCAGTGTGAAACCACCCTGTacatgaagaaattattcctgatGTCCCCCTGTTTCCATTCTTTCCTGCCAGGGTGAAGAGGGTGACAGAATAGCTGCCACAGCCATCGCTGACCCCGACCGCTTTGTGCTGAAGCCTCAGCGTGAAGGTGGAGGTatgagctgggctgtggaggtgtgggctgggctgggccccTGGGGGTTCCCATTATGGTTTGTGCTCTATTTGGGACAGGCAGTAGCTCTATGTCAGCTCCTAATCTTGTGCTGAGGGATAAAAGGTGGCTTGTGGCTACTTGTAGCCATGGGGACTAGTCCTGCCACtaaggcagtgctgctgctggaggagctcccAAGGCCCTGATGCTGGGTGTGGAGAGCCCATGCAGCACCTGGGGAGACAAGGGCTGGGTTATTTCAGCTGCCAGGGCCACACAGCTGGGGCCAGGGGCTTCTGCTGTCCTGGAAGGGCTtgatgtgctggttttgtttgccAGGGAACAACCTGTATGGTGAAGAACTCAGAGAGGTTCTGGAGAAGATCAAAGACAGCCCTGAGAGAACCTCCTACATCTTGATGGATAAGATCAGACCCCAGCCAGCACTGAATTACTTGCTGAGGGCTCACAGCCCTCTCCAAGTGTCCGAGTGCATCTCTGAGCTCGGGATCTTCGGTGTCTATGTCAGGTGAGGAATGTGCTTGTGTTCCAGGGCAGTTCCCTGCTCCTGATGTGGAACAGGGGCAttttgctctctgtgctgcccaaGCACAGCCATAGGACAGATGTTTGGGGACAGGCAGGTGCAGGGGACAGATGTGACCAGTCAGTCTGTGCCCCcggcagcagctctgagtgtgTGTGCTCTGAACCTGCTGCCAAACAAGCTGTTGGAAAGCCATGGAGCTTGTGCTGGCATTTACTGGTGTAATGGGATCTTGGGATCAATGTGTTTCATCCTTGACTTCTGGGAGCACTTTTTGGGTTCTGGGTGTGGTTTTCCTGAAGCTCTGGTGGTCTCTGAAATACTTGAAGGCCTAATGCCTGTTCAACCCTAATAGGagctgcttttgtttaaaaCCCTCATAGTTTTCCTGAAGCTCTGGTGGTCTCTGAAATACCTGAAGGCCTAATGCCTGTTCAACATGTTTCCATAGGGTATAAATGAAAGTCCTTTTCCCACAGTTTTGGGAACAAAGGTGCTTCGGCAGTGTTCAGCCCCTGGCGCTGCCCATTTGCAGAAGGGCCCTCACGTtagccctgggctctgccctgccctgccctgtgtgctgacagggctgtgcatcctgctgccccagagcagtggcaggagctcagtgctctgcagggctcagtgtCCCTCTTtgcaggcagggccaggagctggtgctgaaCGAGGCCGCGGGGCACCTGCTGCGCACCAAGGCCGTGGAGCACGCGGACGGCGGCGTGGCAGCCGGGGTGGCCGTGCTGGACACGCCCTACCTGCTGTGAGGAGCCGTGCCCcaccctcctctctgctgcctgaagAGCTGATCTGCCCCAGGGATGTCTCCTTACAGTGTGCTTGCCAAGGTCCAGCGTGCTGGAGGCTGTGTGATGCAGCTGCTCAAAGGTCCTgggtgccagctccagctgcttctggTGGTTCCCTCTCCAGGAAGAGGATTCCCTTGCTCTGCCGGCTCAGGGGGCCCTGCccggggcacagcccagctgtgactCCCAGGACTGCGGGGTTCTGGATGTTCCCTTGGGGCCTGGcctgggggcagagggacaTAGAGCAAAGGGTCAGTGTGCCACAGCAGGcctttgtgctgctcccacTTCTGAGCTCCCTGATGCTTCGTGATTTCTGAAGACACACACAGCCTAAGGAATGAGAGGAGAAAAGCGGATGGGCAAGTATCAGCCTTTATCTTCATCCAGTGCCTCAGTGCTCTCCAGCTTAAAgagagctccatccagccccTCCACCcctccttcctgtgctgctgctgtcctgatTTCTATTTTCCCCTGTGCCTGAGGATCCTCAGAGTTCctgcaccaggcacagctgtCCTGGTACTTTGCCCAAGGGCCTCttgcttgcttttgctttgcccAACTCCTGTTTTATTGGACTGGGTGCTGGTCCCAAACAGTGCCTCTGTGCCacacagggcaggcaggagtgcAGGGTCCAGGACAGGCTCccactgcctcctgcagcctgtccaACAGATCTCCAGAGGCTGGTGTAAGAACCCCTCAGAGATGGAGGCAGCTCCCAAGGCAGCAGTGAATTGGAGCCTTGTGTGTGTTGATAAATCCCAAATCACCCTGGGTTTGTGCCAGTGCATCCCACTGCAAATCAAACACTGAGCATTGTCCTGTCAGGGAGCCCCAGCCTTGGGAATGGTCCTGCTGAGAGTGGGAGCTCTGTGTGAGGAAGCAAAGGAATTTCAGgggggctgggcagcacagctccagctccaagCACCTTACTCTGGGACCAGCACCACTGCAGGGGGAGACGTGGCTCCCTCCAACTTTCATGGATCAATGGGAACAGCAGGGGAGGAGTGTGGGCTCTCCTGCTCAAGgtcttctccctcttccccagcccccCTTTCCTCCTCAGCCCTAAAAGCTGCACCTTTCTGGCAGTGAAGAGCCCAGgcagcctcagcccagccctgtcagTTACACAGAATTCTGCACAGAGGCAGAATTCCTGAAGAATGGATGTGCTGAGTGGCAGAACCAGCacaaaagcagaattcctgCAGAATGGGTGTGTGACACCCGTGGCTGAGCgacagccctgctggctcttTGCTGCTGTGGCATCAATCACCAAGTGGTCACCTGGGAAACTGCTCCATTCTTCAAGTGTGACAAACTGGGATTCCTGGGTGTTTTGCTGGGGGATTGATTACCCCAAGCCAGAGATTAAAAGGAATGTGCAATCTGAGTGCTGTTTGTGCCAGGTCTGTCTGAGCCCAGGGGCACACCTGGCTAGGTGTGCAGAGATCCATGGCTTTGCCTGGTAGGGGACCAGGcctggggtggaggagaggcagccctgagctgtgctgacagCCCTGAGCCTcacccagctccctggcacCAGTGCTACATGCAGGGGGTGGTGACACGTGGGTGTCACTCTGTCTTGTGCTTTCCACGAGCCttggagcagcactggctggaGACCagggagaaactgaggcacagggtgctgccctggagccagcacagccagacacagTAAATCCCAGTCCATGGAAAAACATCATGCTGGCAGGAACCTgcccctccccatcccaaaaGCCAATCCTGGTTTCTGGCATGGCCACTCCAACTGCACTGAACACCCTGGACTCAACAGCACACACTCCAAGCTTGTTTCCGAtttgttttcttgaattttattccattttgcATTAAATTCTCGCTGTTTTCCAGCCAAAATTACATAGCTGACAAAGAATAAGAGGAGGAACGATGATGTAGGAATCCTTGTCACCAAGGTGGCACAATCCAGTGGTACAGAGCTGTGGGGGCACATGGGACACAGGCAGGCACCGAGGtaacaggtgacacaggtgctgtgccagtgagagcagcaggtaACAAGTGAGATTTGGGACTTGGCcaacagcccagcagagcaccCCAACATCTGCCCTGAGTACCCCAacccagaggcagctgctccccCTTTCCCAAGTCAGCTCAGGTTGCAGGTAACCCCTGTCCACTGGCACTCCCCAAAACAGCTGTTGCAACAAGTTTTAAACCCCAGTTCTCCTTTGGTTTAAGTGCAAAATCAAACAGTTCACATGCAGGTTTCTTGGAGACATTGCAAAGGAGGTatcagccccagctcagccctggctggagtTAAATGTCCTTCACTGGAGGAAGGATGGCTTTGGCAGGACCATGGTGGTGGTCAGGCTCTGGGGAAAGAGGTTTGGGGACCTTTAGCTTTGATCATCCTTAAGCCATGTCAGATTTAAGCAAACACTGAGTTTAAACATCTCCCACCATTTCTTCCTGATGAGGAAATGTGTAGgactcccacagccctgcctgccttggtgtctctgctgcagcagtggtcATGGTGCCATGGGAAAGGTGCCTCTGCCTGGCTCCACTTCCCCTCCATCCTTTGGTGTAACAGCTCCAGGACACAAAAGGagcacccagctgctccagccctggttcagctgtgagctggtggcagcagagctggaggaaccAGGGCTCAGTAGAACATGTCACACCAAGGCTTTTCCcttcctggctccctgcagtGTCCATGGCCAGTGAACgaccctgggctggggacaatgCACTAGCTGGCACAACACAGTGAGGAAGCAGCAGATCTTGGTATCACACTGCCCCAAAAATCCTGCTTaaagcccagagctccctggagcCTTGCCCCACTCCCCCAGAGGCTCTGGGAAGCTGTGCTAGCAGCAGGACAGTGGAGGCAGGAtgagcacagctgtgcagcaatgatgtggctgctgcagtgctcctgcagcttgCAGCACTCTGAGGATAAAAGgaagctcagctgctctgtgggcaGTGACAGATGCACCTCCCAGGCCTGCCTGCATTGAGTAACTCCAGCATCACTTCCCCTCCAACCCCCAAAGCTCCTTCCCACTGTGCATAAGGTGCCAGGGCCCCTCCAGGacataaaggaaattaaaagcctctcccccaccccccaaattaaattaaaatcaagaaCGAGGTGCTGAAAAGGGAGGAGGATGAGTCCCTCTGTGTAGCAGGCTGACCCTCAGATGTGTGACATCCATCTGGAACAGAACAGACACCTCATCATGGGCATGGCCACGGCCTCTCCAGAGCCAGACTCTCCTCGTTCCTACCATTGGTACATTCAATTCAACAGGTGAAGCTTTCCTTCCCGGGCAGGCAGCGGCTGTTGGAGGGACCTGCTCGTCAGGTGCCACTGCCACTGTtctgctcagcagggacaggtcCTGCTGCTACTGCTTAGTGTCACATCTGCTGTTGAAAAGCTGTTTGATGATGCCCGGGTCTGCCAAGGTGGAGGTGTCCCCCAGATCGTGGTCATTTTTGGCAATCTTCCTTAATATCCGTCTGGTGATCTTTCCTGTAATGACAGCCAAGAAAGGGAAGCAGGAgtcagaatctcagaatggtttgggttggaaggaaccttaaagatcatctcctTCCAAcaccctgccacgggcagggacaccttccactgtcccaggctgctccaagccccaatgtccagcctggcctgggacacttccagggatccaggggcagccacagctgctctgggcaccttgtgcctgcccaccctcccagggaacaattccttccttatGTCTAATCTACATCTGCCCTCCACCAGTTTAAAGCCATCACTCCTTGTCTTTCATTATCTGTCCAtataaaaagtccctctcctcAGAAGTCAGGATATCTCTTCAGTATCCTTTGCAGAAGTACCAGACCTGTGCATCCTGCTCGCCCTGAGCTTGCACCTCCCCTAATCTaagcagccctgggcagagcaagcccagagcagggcagatcAACTTCCCCTGGCAGGAActgcccagtgctccccagcaccatccctggaaCTCACCTGAGCGGGTTTTGGGCAGGCTGGGGGCGTACTGGATGTAATCCGGTGTTGCTATGGGCCCAATTTTTTCTCTGACtgcaaaaaaagagattttcattGTAGGGACAAGAAGCCACACATCCTTTCCAGTCAGAATAGAAGGTCAagacacagagcccagctcctgggacacctggcaggACAATGCCTGGAGCTGATCCACCTGAGCCTCCACACAGTGGGAGGGGACAGCAAGACCTACAACACCCACAGGTCCATAAGCACATCTCCCCAACAGTGGgagcattcattttttttattctctccatCTTCCAGAGACCTTCCTAACAGCTACAACTAACATCATGACCATTTTGACAGAGCAAGGATTGATTCATTCTTGGGTTCCTCCAGAGAAGAAGCTGCCAGGGGTCTGTTTTGTGCATTCAATGCTGCAGTTTGCAGTGAAACAGCTCCTTGAGAGCagagcacaaacacacagagcgCCACCCTAAAGAAACCCCATGATCCTCCCAGGATGTCTCAGTCTGCCAGGGAGAGCCCTGCTGCAAACAAAAGCCTGCTGAGCATGCCAGTCCCTCACAGGGCTGCCATGAGGCAGAGATGGCATCACATGAGCAGCCAATGGCCAGGAGAACTAATTTTAGTCTTTGTCAGCAGTGCTCTGTAATCAAGGGGCACCTTGTGGCAGCTGCCCACACTGCATTCCCCAGACCACAGGCAAGCACCCAAGCCCTTAACCCCTCCATCACCTGCcctccccctgcctgccccccaGTATTTGGCTGTTGCTACCTTGTCTCTTGAGCTCATCTGTGAGGTTCTTGGAGAACTCGTGGCCCTCTCTCAGGGTCACAAAGCAGTAGAGGCACTCGCCCTTCAGGGGGTGGGGGTGGCTCACCacggcaccccccccccccccccccccccccccccccccccccccccccccccccccccccccccccccccccccccccccccccccccccccccccccccccccccccccccccccccccccccccccccccccccccccccccccccccccccccccccccccccccccccccccccccccccccccccccccccccccccccccccccccccccccccccccccccccccccccccccccccccccccccccccccccccccccccccccccccccccccccccccccccccccccccccccccccccccccccccccccccccccccccccccccccccccccccccccccccccccccccccccccccccccccccccccccccccccccccccccccccccccccccccccccccccccccccccccccccccccccccccccccccccccccccccccccccccccccccccccccccccccccccccccccccccccccccccccccccccccccccccccccccccccccccccccccccccccccccccccccccccccccccccccccccccccccccccccccccccccccccccccccccccccccccccccccccccccccccccccccccccccccccccccccccccccccccccccccccccccccccccccccccccccccccccccccccccccccctcaccccGGCAGCCTCGGCCACCGCCGGGTGCTCCACCAGGGCCGACTCCACCTCCGCCGTGCTCAGCAAGTGGCCTGGAAACAAGGGGGAGGCAGAGCTTTACAGACCTGCAGGAAGAGGCCTGAGGCTGTAAAAGGCACTGAACTACAGACTGAGAGCATCAGTTTGGTGT of Ficedula albicollis isolate OC2 chromosome 20, FicAlb1.5, whole genome shotgun sequence contains these proteins:
- the GSS gene encoding glutathione synthetase — its product is MTSHGGETARRVRTARSRRGSSSSRPRPPGEQPHASDVVSYAPFTLLPSAVPRALFEQAYAVQQDFNLLVDAISQNKEFLQKTLASTIKVDDFTARLFRIYMQVLEEGLAQTVFLGINRSDYMFDCGLDGRAALRQIEINTIAASFGGLTSRTTDVHRLVLKVLGKTEEASQLLPNNPAKGLALGIAKAWQLYGSQRAVVMFLVEEVQRNIFDQRCVENELWNRNIRVVRKRFRDVFEQGSLDASRRLYMDGQEVAVVYYREGYVPQVYDQQNWEARLLLERSRAVKCPDIATQLAGTKKVQQELSRPGMLEKLLPGHPEAIARIRATFAGLYSLDEGEEGDRIAATAIADPDRFVLKPQREGGGNNLYGEELREVLEKIKDSPERTSYILMDKIRPQPALNYLLRAHSPLQVSECISELGIFGVYVRQGQELVLNEAAGHLLRTKAVEHADGGVAAGVAVLDTPYLL